TCTCCATGCCTTCATCATCATAATAAGGTGTGATATAGACTTCTTTTTTTGCGCGATCAATACCATCCATACTACCCAGACGATAACGAAAGTGATGCCAGTGCGCCTGTGCAATATACTCAAGTTGATGCTTATCAGGGTCCATGCTCCCAGCTGCTATTTCATGGAGCAATGGCTTCCAGATATGAGTTCGGGTGCGGTCAATCAGCGTAATCTCAGCCTTGCCTTTTTTACCGAGCTTGTCGCCAAGACGGGTTGCTAACTCCAAACCACCGGCACCTCCACCCACAATCACTACATGATGTAGTCTTGAGCTTGAATCTGATGACATATACAACTTTCTACTAAGTTAAAACAAAATCGAGCTGAGCTAGTACTAATTAGCTGTTACCGGTTTCTGCACCGTGGCTACGTATCCAAGCAATAATCTTCAATAATTCATCTGGCGTTAACCCATTTTCAGGATCGGTGGTGTCCATCAGGCCTTTGCCTTTTGCGCCCATACCGCCGTTTGTGCCGTGCCAAACTGTTTCAAACATGCCCTTATTCGTGGCATCTTTAGGGTAACGATAATCTGGTCCGATTAAGCTTGGCCCTACTTGCCCTCGTGCGTCTGGACCATGGCATTGTGTACATGAATAAAGCTGGAATAGTTTTTTGCCTTTTTCTATTGCTTCAGCATTACCTACGTAGGTGTTCTTACCTGTAGATAGAAATTCTTTTGCACTTGGTGTATCAAATAATTCAGTTTTAATTGTTAAAGGTGCACCATCTTGCGTAGTAACAAAAGCAATCGCTGACCCAGATGATGTATTTCCCGAGGTATTGTCACCCTCTTTTTTACATCCCAGCAAAGCAAACACGAACATCAAAATAAAGATATTTAGAATACGCATTTTAGTCTCCTCATTAAATTTTATTTTTTGATTTCAACCTACAAGCTTTAATTTTACGCTAAATACGCTATCAACTAACCAAAAAAAAGCCACTGCTTTTGGCAATGGCTTTTAATCGTTTCAGGACATCATCACTGATTAATCATTTAACCAGGGTTTGTCGCCACCGCCTTGATATTGAGTACGCAACCAACCGATAATTTTTAAAATATCATCTGTTGGTACTAAGTCTGGGTTACCAGAAACTTGTTGATGCCAGGCAAACATACCGCCATTGCTGCCACCTGAAATGGTTTCAAACATTCCTTTATCAGTCACATGCTTGGCATATTGCCAACGGTCATCAGTAATACTTGGCCCTACTTGTCCGCCAGCATTCGCACCATGACATTGTGTGCATGAGTAGTAGCCAAATTTCTTTTTACCTGCTTTTGCTGCTTCTGGGTCAGCAGCATAAAGTTTGGTATATGGGTTAATACAGGTCGCCAAGAATGATTTGGCTTCTGGTGTGTCTGTATCGACAGCGACGATTGGTAGCGGGCTACCATCTTTTGTTGAAACCAATTTACATTCAGCGCTTGCTTGTAATGGCAATGCCAACCCAATCAGGGTGAGCATTGTTGCAAAAAGTGTTGCTTTTACTGCTTTGCTACCTAACATATCATCTCCTAATTTATAAATAATCTGTAGCTAACGTCAAGACTGCCATTAACTTAAAGTATTTAATTGGTCAGCATGCAGGTTAATAATGACTTATCAACCTGCATATAAACCCAGATTTAGATATTCCTTACCATTCGGTTATTTACCATTCGGCTTTTTGCCTACTCGATCACCATCAACTACTGGTGTATGTGGAATGCCATAATCATCTAATATTTTAAGAATATCAGCTTGGCGCCTATCTAATACTTCCTGAATCGCAGCTAACCGTTCTTTATCACGTTTACGAACACCTAATGAGATATTCCAGTTCTCTTTTCCATGTGCATTAGTTTCTTCATACTCTGGAATTGGAACAACTACTAACGGAATTTTAGCTTGTTTAGCATAATAGCCAGCAATTGGGCCCCATGCAATGGCAATATCTATGTCGCCTTTAACCAAATCGTCAATCAAAAAGCTTGGTGGTAAGTTCAAATCGCGCTGCATACGATAAGGGCGAGCATTACCCATTAAGTCATGATCAGCGAGTGGGCGTGTGGCGGGACTTTCACCAATGATGCCAATCACACCTTTACGTAGGTCTGGAGAATCCCAATCGGTAATGTTATATCCACTATCTTTTCTGTAAACAAATACATGGCCAGAACGATAGTATGGCTTAGATGTGAGCATTGAATCGTTATCGGATGTCGTACTCATTATGACATCACAGCGATTAGCATTGAGCGTATTTCTTAGAAATCCTTGGCGGTAATATGCATATGCATAGCTTAATTTCTTGCCTAAATCTTGGGCAATTAGTGCCGCAATTTTGTCTTCAAATCCCTCTTGTTTGCTGTTGGAGTAAGGCATATTGTCTGGATCAGCGCAGACTTTGAACTCTGTAGGATCTATTACACGTCTTATCTCACCTATCCGGCCTTCATCTGGATTAAGCGTTGGAATATCAGGCTCTTCCGCAAAAACTCTAGGACTAATTACCACGGCTCCCAAAAGCATACACATCATCAAGTTTTTTAACATATCTTCCTCATATTCGTTAGTTATACTTATATAAAAAAACACCCTGCCGAAGCAGGGTGTTTATATGACGCACTAACTTTTATTTAGTTCTAAAAATGTTGCGATTAGGCAGCTTTAAGCTGCCTAAAGCTTCAAATTACAGGCTAAATACGTTCAATGCACCGCCGCCAGGAGCAGCGTTCCATTTGGTCAGTTCTTTATAACCACCAGCAGCACCAAGTGCGTCTGTGTCGTTATTCAAACCAAGGTTCATCGCAACACCAGCCCAACCGCCGATACCGGACAGTACGCCAACGTATTGTTTACCCTTGTTACCGTAGGTGAATGCATTACCGATTACGCCAGAACCAACTTGTTGTTTCCAGAGCAATTTACCAGTTTGAGCATCAACTGCCTTGAAATCACGTTCTAGAGTACCGTAGAACACGATGTCAGAAGCGGTTGTTAATGAACCACCCCAAGCAGAGAATTTCTCTTTGTTGTACCAAGCTGCTTTACCTTTGATTGGATCCCAAGCTTCGAAACCACCCATTACGCCATCTGGACCAGCAAACATGGTCAGAGTAGCGCCAACCCATGGTTGACCAGCAACGTACTTGCTTTCAACTGGCTCATAGGTCATGCAAACATGGTTCAATGGAATGTACATTAAACCTGTACGTGGGCTGTAAGATTGTGGTTGTTGATCCTTAACACCCAAAGCTGCTGGGCAAACGCCCTTAGCATTGTAATCTTGGTGTGTAGAAGCAGTGCCCAACTTGTTAGGTACACCAGTCTTCAAATCAACTGAGCTAGCCCAGTTAACGAAAGGATTGGCTTTAGCAGCAACTAACAATGTACCGTTTGAAGCATCCCATGTGTAGTTGAAACCGTTACGGTCAGTATGGTGAGCATATGTCTTACCATCTTTGTCGAACAGAACAACTTCATTGATGCCGTCATAATCCCACTCGTCATGTGGAGTCATTTGCATGCCCCACTTAGCGATACCGGTATCAACGTCACGTGCGAATACAGTCATAGACCACTTGTTGTCACCTGGACGTACATCTGGGTTCCAAACTGATGGGTTACCTGTTCCGTAATACACTAAGTTTGACTTAGGATCATACGGCCACCAACCCCATACTGAACCACCGCCGTGTTCCCAGCCGTTTTTAACAGCTTGTGGCTTGAGCCATGTACGTGTGCCCAGTTCTTTTTGACCAATAACTAACTTGTCGTTAGCGATAGGCTTAAATGAACCACCTTCTTTGTTACCGCCGTTTACATCTTCGTAAACTGACAGCGCACTGTATTGTGGGTTTTCTTTGTTAAAGTCAGCACCAATCAGAACTTCAGCATCAGGACCTGTGCTGTATGCTTTCCATGCCAATGAACCATCTTTCAGGTTATAAGCAGCGATAAAGCAACGTACGCCGAACTCAGCACCTGAGCAACCGGTCAATACTTTGTCTTTAATCACGTGTGGAGCATTGGTGTTAGTTGCGCCAACTTTAGGATCGTTAACTTTAACGTCCCAAACTTTAGCACCGGTTTTAGCATCAAGAGCAACTAAAGTACCGTCATTTTGTTGCAAGAAAATCTTGCCATCGCCGAAACCAAGACCACGGCTTACGTTGTCGCAGCAAAGAACTGCTTGAACTGATGGATCTTGTTTAGGGAAGTAAGACCAGATGATCTTTTGGTTGTCGTTCAAATCAAGCGCGTAAACATTGTTTGGGAACGCTGTGTGAACGTACATAACACCGTTCAGAACGATAGGTGAACCTTCGTGACCACGGTTTACACCGGTAGCGAATGTCCATGCTGTCTTCAGGCTCTTGATGTTACCTTTGTTAATTTGTGACAAGGTGCTGTAACCTTGGTTATTGAACTGGCCACGTGGGTGAACCCAGTTATTTGCATCTTTCATAGCAGCTTCTTGGTCAGCTGCAGCTGAAGCAACCAATGGCATTACCATTGAAGCGCCAACTACTAAACCGAGAGCCAACTTGATTTTGCTCATCTCCATTTTATTTCTCCATAGCTATTACTACTAAGGGTTAAACAACACTAAGCATAAAGTACTGTAGCTTTTTATTGATTCGAGCTTTTACAGTAGATAATGCTTTAATTTTTCACTCGCAACACAGCGAGTAACCTACATATTAGAACAGTCGAAAATGTTTTGCAATACTCTATTTACAATTTATTTACATTTGGCTTAGAAATTTGTAATAACTTTCATATATGCATAGCTTGGCGGACAGCTGATGTATAATTTAATCAATATAATCAATTAGTAATATATATTATGACAACCAATAATCACACTTACAATTTGTATCCTGAAATCGATATAGCACGCCATAACTGGCTAAAAGTCTCTGGTTTACATGAAATGTACTACGAAGAGTCGGGAAATCTGCAGGGTTTACCTGTTGTTTTTCTTCATGGTGGACCAGGCAGCGGCTGTAATCCTGCGCAGCGCCGATTTTTTGATCCCACTTTTTACAGAATCATTCTGTTAGATCAACGCGGCTGCGGCAGAAGTAAGCCGCTAGGCGAAACCAACCAGAATACGACCGATGATCTGGTTGAAGATATAGATAAACTAAGAACCGCTTTAGGCATTGAAAAATGGCTGGTGTTTGGTGGCTCATGGGGTAGCACGCTGGCACTAGCCTACGCGATTGCACACCCTGAGCGGGTCACTGGGCTCATTTTGCGCGGCATATTTTTAAGCCGTCAAAATGAGCTTGACTGGTTTTTACAAGATGTACGGCATTTTTA
This genomic window from Methyloradius palustris contains:
- a CDS encoding c-type cytochrome; this translates as MRILNIFILMFVFALLGCKKEGDNTSGNTSSGSAIAFVTTQDGAPLTIKTELFDTPSAKEFLSTGKNTYVGNAEAIEKGKKLFQLYSCTQCHGPDARGQVGPSLIGPDYRYPKDATNKGMFETVWHGTNGGMGAKGKGLMDTTDPENGLTPDELLKIIAWIRSHGAETGNS
- a CDS encoding c-type cytochrome; this encodes MLGSKAVKATLFATMLTLIGLALPLQASAECKLVSTKDGSPLPIVAVDTDTPEAKSFLATCINPYTKLYAADPEAAKAGKKKFGYYSCTQCHGANAGGQVGPSITDDRWQYAKHVTDKGMFETISGGSNGGMFAWHQQVSGNPDLVPTDDILKIIGWLRTQYQGGGDKPWLND
- a CDS encoding substrate-binding domain-containing protein, which codes for MLKNLMMCMLLGAVVISPRVFAEEPDIPTLNPDEGRIGEIRRVIDPTEFKVCADPDNMPYSNSKQEGFEDKIAALIAQDLGKKLSYAYAYYRQGFLRNTLNANRCDVIMSTTSDNDSMLTSKPYYRSGHVFVYRKDSGYNITDWDSPDLRKGVIGIIGESPATRPLADHDLMGNARPYRMQRDLNLPPSFLIDDLVKGDIDIAIAWGPIAGYYAKQAKIPLVVVPIPEYEETNAHGKENWNISLGVRKRDKERLAAIQEVLDRRQADILKILDDYGIPHTPVVDGDRVGKKPNGK
- a CDS encoding PQQ-dependent dehydrogenase, methanol/ethanol family, producing the protein MEMSKIKLALGLVVGASMVMPLVASAAADQEAAMKDANNWVHPRGQFNNQGYSTLSQINKGNIKSLKTAWTFATGVNRGHEGSPIVLNGVMYVHTAFPNNVYALDLNDNQKIIWSYFPKQDPSVQAVLCCDNVSRGLGFGDGKIFLQQNDGTLVALDAKTGAKVWDVKVNDPKVGATNTNAPHVIKDKVLTGCSGAEFGVRCFIAAYNLKDGSLAWKAYSTGPDAEVLIGADFNKENPQYSALSVYEDVNGGNKEGGSFKPIANDKLVIGQKELGTRTWLKPQAVKNGWEHGGGSVWGWWPYDPKSNLVYYGTGNPSVWNPDVRPGDNKWSMTVFARDVDTGIAKWGMQMTPHDEWDYDGINEVVLFDKDGKTYAHHTDRNGFNYTWDASNGTLLVAAKANPFVNWASSVDLKTGVPNKLGTASTHQDYNAKGVCPAALGVKDQQPQSYSPRTGLMYIPLNHVCMTYEPVESKYVAGQPWVGATLTMFAGPDGVMGGFEAWDPIKGKAAWYNKEKFSAWGGSLTTASDIVFYGTLERDFKAVDAQTGKLLWKQQVGSGVIGNAFTYGNKGKQYVGVLSGIGGWAGVAMNLGLNNDTDALGAAGGYKELTKWNAAPGGGALNVFSL